Proteins co-encoded in one Acidobacteriota bacterium genomic window:
- the thrB gene encoding homoserine kinase — protein MSGDVAAAAAPLHLRLPATSANLGPGFDSLGLAMALYLTIDAEVASTGAFSIEATGRNADLCSAVENNLILTTYVDVLVNAGKLSPRLHLRLHNEIPLGMGCGSSAAALVAGVMLANHFGNLGWTDAQILEEACRREGHPDNVAACFLGGMTVSSIYENIVKTATYKENLNWNLLLALPSTSLSTSKARALLPDRYSRADTVANIQATALLVSAFALQRGDLLSAAMQDRVHQPYRMEVCPLLPRLLPLAGNEGILGVALSGAGPSVLLITEKQGGEGLLSRIREAAGDPALEIIQTKIAGAAEAR, from the coding sequence ATGAGCGGCGATGTTGCTGCGGCAGCCGCTCCCTTGCATCTGCGCCTTCCCGCCACCTCCGCCAACCTCGGGCCGGGGTTCGACTCCCTCGGCCTTGCCATGGCCCTCTACCTCACCATCGATGCCGAGGTGGCGAGCACCGGGGCGTTCTCGATCGAAGCCACGGGGCGAAACGCCGACCTCTGCTCGGCGGTCGAGAACAACCTCATCCTGACGACATATGTCGATGTCCTCGTGAATGCGGGGAAGCTCTCGCCACGGCTGCACCTGCGGCTTCATAACGAGATTCCTCTCGGCATGGGGTGCGGATCGAGCGCCGCCGCTCTAGTCGCTGGGGTGATGTTGGCGAACCACTTTGGCAATCTTGGATGGACAGACGCTCAGATTCTGGAAGAGGCTTGCAGGCGGGAAGGGCACCCCGACAACGTGGCCGCCTGTTTCCTCGGCGGAATGACCGTATCGTCCATATATGAAAACATTGTAAAAACAGCAACATATAAAGAAAATCTAAACTGGAACCTTCTGCTTGCCCTGCCCTCGACAAGCCTCTCGACCAGCAAAGCCCGCGCCCTGCTGCCGGATCGCTACTCTCGCGCAGACACAGTTGCAAACATTCAGGCGACGGCACTTCTGGTCTCGGCGTTTGCGCTGCAACGGGGCGACCTTCTGTCAGCCGCGATGCAGGATCGCGTCCATCAGCCCTATCGCATGGAGGTCTGTCCGCTCTTGCCGCGACTACTCCCGTTGGCTGGAAATGAAGGAATACTTGGGGTTGCACTAAGTGGAGCAGGGCCATCCGTGCTTCTGATTACTGAAAAGCAGGGGGGGGAGGGACTGTTGTCCCGTATCCGCGAGGCTGCTGGAGATCCCGCACTCGAGATCATCCAAACGAAGATCGCAGGGGCTGCGGAGGCTCGTTAG
- the trxA gene encoding thioredoxin produces the protein MAGQFVTEVNDANFEKDVLQSEQPVLVDFWAAWCGPCRALAPVVDEVASHYQGQLKVMKMDVDANTATPMRYGIRGIPALLLFKGGKVAEQIVGYVPKDTIDKSVTKVLA, from the coding sequence ATGGCAGGACAGTTTGTCACGGAAGTCAACGATGCGAATTTTGAGAAAGATGTCCTTCAATCGGAGCAGCCCGTTCTGGTGGATTTCTGGGCAGCCTGGTGCGGACCGTGTCGTGCGCTCGCTCCCGTAGTCGACGAAGTGGCCAGCCACTATCAGGGCCAGCTTAAGGTCATGAAGATGGACGTAGACGCCAACACTGCAACACCAATGCGCTACGGTATCCGTGGCATTCCAGCGCTGTTGCTCTTCAAGGGCGGCAAGGTCGCTGAGCAGATTGTTGGTTATGTGCCCAAGGACACCATCGACAAGTCCGTCACCAAGGTCCTCGCGTAA
- the modB gene encoding molybdate ABC transporter permease subunit — MDTEALWLTLRLAASTTAILLVVALPLAWWIASGHGAGRAIVQAVVALPLVLPPTVLGYYLLVAMGPLTAPGRVLMRLFGHPLAFSFSGLLVGSVLYSIPFAVQPLVAGFRAVDRGYVEAAAGLGASPWAIFFSVVLPLSRASLMTSAVLAFTHTVGEFGVVLMIGGNIPGATRTLSIALYDQVQEFNYAAANRTALVLLAFSLAALLLIYLAPALRRADGRQADVVR; from the coding sequence ATGGACACTGAGGCGCTTTGGCTGACACTGAGGCTGGCGGCGAGCACGACGGCGATTCTGCTGGTCGTCGCGCTGCCGCTGGCGTGGTGGATCGCCTCAGGGCACGGCGCGGGCCGCGCGATCGTGCAGGCTGTCGTCGCGCTGCCGCTGGTGCTTCCGCCTACCGTGCTTGGGTACTACCTGCTGGTGGCAATGGGGCCGCTGACCGCACCGGGACGTGTGTTGATGCGGCTCTTCGGACATCCGCTGGCGTTCAGCTTTTCCGGGCTGCTTGTCGGATCGGTGCTGTACAGCATTCCATTTGCCGTGCAGCCGCTGGTGGCTGGGTTCAGGGCCGTGGACCGGGGGTACGTGGAGGCCGCTGCCGGGCTGGGAGCTTCGCCGTGGGCGATCTTCTTCTCCGTGGTGCTGCCGCTCTCGCGCGCTTCGCTGATGACGAGCGCGGTGCTCGCATTTACGCATACGGTGGGCGAGTTCGGCGTCGTGCTGATGATCGGCGGAAATATTCCGGGGGCAACGCGCACGCTCTCGATCGCGCTGTACGACCAGGTGCAGGAGTTCAACTATGCGGCGGCAAACCGCACGGCGCTGGTGCTGCTTGCGTTCTCTCTGGCAGCGCTGCTGCTGATTTATCTTGCTCCTGCATTGCGCAGGGCAGATGGAAGGCAGGCCGACGTTGTCCGATAG
- a CDS encoding metallophosphoesterase family protein, whose translation MLVGVISDTHGLLRPEALVALAEAEHILHAGDIGNADILSALGEIAPVTAIRGNIDTHGPCALLPPTEAVELDGRLFYMLHSIHDLDIDPRAAEVSVVVSGHSHQPAIEHKNDVMYLNPGSAGPRRFRLPVSVALVAVTADGVEARIVELQV comes from the coding sequence ATGCTCGTTGGAGTGATCTCGGATACGCATGGACTGTTGCGGCCTGAGGCCCTGGTTGCTCTCGCCGAAGCGGAGCACATTCTCCACGCAGGAGACATAGGCAATGCAGACATACTGTCCGCTCTTGGAGAGATCGCTCCCGTCACCGCGATTCGCGGCAACATCGATACGCATGGCCCCTGCGCTTTACTTCCGCCCACAGAAGCGGTTGAGCTGGACGGCAGGCTCTTCTACATGCTGCACTCGATCCACGACCTCGATATCGATCCACGCGCTGCGGAGGTCTCAGTGGTCGTCAGCGGCCACTCCCACCAACCCGCGATCGAGCACAAGAATGATGTGATGTATCTCAACCCGGGGAGCGCGGGGCCGCGCCGGTTCAGGCTGCCAGTCTCCGTGGCCCTGGTTGCTGTAACCGCCGATGGCGTCGAAGCGCGAATCGTAGAGCTTCAGGTTTAG
- the thrC gene encoding threonine synthase → MNVATHQLRCTECGARIPGNAVNSIFRCPTCNGLYDVIYPWSALAGGEPLPAESKLPNPSALRWLWQERRSSTLNVDQSGVWRFRDLLPIVDDANVVTLREGNTPLYDLPRAAKAVGLDWVLAKHQGMNPTGSFKDTGMTAALSVAQERGFEWVACASTGNTSAAMAAYAARAGLRSIVFIPEGKIAWGKLSQSMDYGALTIQLKTDFDGCVNVLTDLVTRFPIMLLNSVNPYRLEGQKTPAFEMVEQMEWQVPEHVIVPGGNLANGSALAKGFAEMHHLGMISRVPKISIIQAEGANPLYRSLQENGGEELIPVKANTRATAIRIGNPASWRKALRALRTTGGWCEQVSEQEIGLAKAQIGAEGIGCEPASAVTFAGLKKLVAQGKIGREERVVLILTGHTLKDSNYTIDYHRGELFTAEENAQIPASDETLHAALRKPPIVLEADTDTVFRALEGQMKLVHA, encoded by the coding sequence ATGAATGTTGCGACACATCAACTCCGATGCACAGAGTGCGGCGCCAGGATCCCCGGGAACGCTGTCAACAGCATATTCCGGTGCCCCACCTGCAACGGTCTGTACGACGTCATTTATCCCTGGTCCGCGCTTGCCGGGGGGGAACCGCTGCCCGCCGAGAGCAAGCTACCCAACCCCAGCGCCTTGCGCTGGCTCTGGCAGGAGCGCCGCTCGTCGACCCTCAACGTCGACCAGTCCGGCGTCTGGCGCTTCCGTGACCTGCTTCCCATCGTCGACGACGCCAACGTCGTTACCCTGCGCGAGGGCAACACGCCCCTCTACGATCTTCCCCGCGCAGCTAAAGCGGTCGGTCTGGACTGGGTCCTCGCCAAGCACCAGGGCATGAACCCCACTGGCTCCTTCAAGGACACCGGAATGACCGCCGCCCTCTCCGTCGCCCAGGAACGCGGCTTCGAGTGGGTAGCCTGCGCCTCCACCGGCAATACCTCAGCCGCCATGGCCGCCTATGCCGCCCGCGCCGGCCTGCGCTCCATCGTCTTTATCCCCGAAGGCAAGATCGCCTGGGGCAAGCTCTCGCAGTCCATGGACTACGGCGCGCTCACCATCCAGCTCAAGACCGACTTCGACGGTTGCGTCAATGTTCTTACCGACCTGGTCACGCGCTTTCCCATCATGCTGCTCAATTCCGTCAACCCCTATCGCCTCGAGGGGCAGAAGACCCCCGCCTTCGAGATGGTCGAGCAGATGGAGTGGCAAGTTCCCGAGCACGTCATCGTTCCTGGCGGAAATCTCGCCAACGGCTCGGCCCTCGCCAAGGGCTTCGCCGAGATGCACCACCTCGGCATGATCTCGCGCGTCCCGAAGATCAGCATCATCCAGGCCGAAGGTGCCAACCCCCTCTACCGCAGCCTCCAGGAGAACGGCGGCGAAGAGCTGATCCCCGTCAAAGCGAACACCCGCGCCACCGCCATCCGCATCGGCAATCCGGCCTCGTGGCGCAAGGCGCTGCGTGCCCTGCGCACCACTGGCGGCTGGTGCGAGCAGGTCTCCGAGCAGGAGATCGGCCTCGCCAAGGCCCAGATCGGGGCCGAGGGCATCGGCTGCGAGCCAGCCTCGGCCGTCACCTTCGCCGGTCTCAAGAAGCTGGTTGCCCAGGGCAAGATCGGCAGGGAAGAGCGCGTCGTCCTCATCCTCACCGGACACACCCTCAAGGACTCCAACTACACCATCGACTACCACCGCGGCGAACTCTTCACCGCCGAGGAGAACGCGCAGATCCCGGCCTCTGACGAGACCTTGCACGCAGCCCTGCGCAAGCCCCCCATCGTCCTCGAGGCCGACACCGACACGGTCTTCCGCGCCCTCGAAGGACAGATGAAGCTGGTCCACGCATGA
- a CDS encoding ATP-binding cassette domain-containing protein, which translates to MEGRPTLSDSLLTVTFRHRVGAVALDVNFRLTRPWTVLFGPSGSGKTTVLRAIAGFVRPDAGRIETPRGVFFDSLENIFLPTHKRPVRSAGQVAKLFPHKSVAKNIGFGIREKPEEVRQIVSELMTAFRLDALGERMPQDLSGGERQRVTVAQALASAVSFHDAPLLLLDEPLAGLDIATRDEVMARLREWTTKYQVPVLSVTHDLGEAFQLDAEVIKIANGAVVEQGHVGEVLTAERQQLLKQLHP; encoded by the coding sequence ATGGAAGGCAGGCCGACGTTGTCCGATAGCCTGCTGACTGTAACGTTCCGGCATCGGGTCGGCGCGGTGGCACTCGATGTGAACTTTCGTCTGACACGGCCGTGGACGGTGCTGTTCGGGCCCTCGGGCAGCGGAAAGACCACCGTGCTGCGCGCGATCGCGGGATTTGTGCGGCCCGATGCTGGACGAATCGAAACGCCTCGCGGCGTCTTCTTCGATTCTCTCGAGAACATCTTCCTTCCAACGCATAAGCGGCCGGTTCGAAGCGCAGGCCAGGTTGCGAAGCTCTTTCCTCATAAGAGCGTAGCGAAAAATATCGGCTTTGGGATTCGCGAGAAGCCTGAGGAAGTGCGCCAGATCGTCAGCGAGTTGATGACTGCATTTCGTCTTGACGCTCTGGGGGAAAGAATGCCGCAGGACTTGAGCGGAGGCGAAAGGCAGAGAGTCACGGTGGCACAGGCGCTGGCCTCGGCGGTCAGCTTCCATGACGCGCCGCTACTTCTGCTCGATGAGCCACTCGCCGGCCTGGATATTGCAACACGCGACGAGGTGATGGCCCGATTGCGAGAGTGGACGACGAAGTACCAGGTCCCCGTGCTCTCGGTGACGCACGACCTGGGAGAGGCCTTTCAACTCGACGCGGAGGTAATCAAGATCGCGAATGGCGCGGTCGTTGAGCAGGGCCATGTCGGTGAGGTTCTTACCGCGGAGAGGCAGCAACTGCTGAAGCAGCTTCACCCCTGA
- a CDS encoding sigma-54-dependent Fis family transcriptional regulator, producing MPISGQALEDFSAIRYGHPGPQIEEGPCHDLIGGSAATRRLQQKIDRIGPHFRTLVLRGEIGTGKEMVARALHARGGGTWASFVHCHGAAIDTGEDMTSHSPWCFIETHCSGTLFLDGVDEIPLQAQSRLFAGLHTLPHGRNGLKVIAATRQDLERMVSTRRFRSDLYHHLATIEIEIAPLRKRCEDIAPLAQEIVRRFSVLYGKDDLALADETLEMLEEHNWPGNVRELENALRNGVLSCDEDVLEPRHINIVALTAPTGDTGPDSERAHVTRLQDVVDRHVLNVLGMCSGNKVRAAELLGISRSTLYRMLESPAMRGASSA from the coding sequence ATGCCGATCTCAGGACAAGCCCTCGAAGACTTTTCCGCCATTCGGTATGGCCACCCCGGACCGCAGATCGAAGAGGGGCCGTGCCACGATCTGATTGGCGGCAGCGCGGCAACGCGACGGCTGCAGCAGAAGATCGACCGTATCGGGCCGCACTTCAGAACACTCGTGCTGCGGGGAGAGATCGGTACCGGCAAGGAGATGGTTGCGCGCGCGCTGCACGCCCGGGGAGGCGGAACCTGGGCGTCGTTCGTTCATTGCCATGGGGCCGCGATCGACACGGGTGAAGACATGACATCACACTCGCCGTGGTGTTTCATTGAGACGCATTGCAGCGGCACACTCTTTCTGGACGGCGTCGACGAGATACCGCTGCAGGCGCAGTCGCGTCTCTTCGCGGGGCTCCACACACTGCCACACGGTCGCAACGGCCTGAAGGTCATCGCCGCAACCCGCCAGGACCTCGAACGCATGGTTTCCACCAGGCGGTTCCGATCCGATCTCTATCACCATCTCGCCACGATCGAGATCGAGATTGCGCCGCTGCGAAAGAGGTGCGAGGACATTGCGCCGCTGGCGCAGGAGATCGTCCGGCGGTTCAGTGTGCTCTACGGCAAGGACGATCTCGCACTGGCGGACGAGACGCTCGAGATGCTCGAAGAGCATAACTGGCCAGGCAATGTGCGCGAGCTGGAGAACGCGCTGCGCAACGGCGTGTTGTCGTGCGACGAAGATGTTCTAGAGCCTCGACACATCAACATCGTTGCGCTGACGGCACCGACCGGAGATACGGGGCCAGACAGCGAGCGCGCTCACGTAACGCGTTTGCAGGATGTTGTGGACCGGCATGTTCTGAACGTGCTCGGGATGTGCTCGGGGAACAAGGTCCGTGCCGCCGAGTTGCTGGGCATCAGTCGCTCGACGCTGTACCGGATGCTGGAGAGTCCGGCGATGCGAGGCGCCTCATCGGCCTGA
- a CDS encoding BrxA/BrxB family bacilliredoxin gives MYPEIMVIPMREELTRSGLGEVRSAAEVDAALAKPGTTMVVVNSICGCAAGKMRPGVRMAMQHATKPDQSVTVFAGQDREATERARSYFGGHPPTSPAIAILRDGQLVYLMQRSAIETSTAPAIAQELTRAFDTYCAPTTA, from the coding sequence ATGTATCCAGAGATTATGGTGATTCCGATGCGCGAGGAGCTGACACGCTCCGGATTGGGTGAGGTGCGCAGCGCCGCCGAGGTGGATGCGGCCCTGGCGAAGCCCGGGACCACGATGGTAGTCGTGAACTCGATCTGCGGATGCGCGGCCGGCAAGATGCGCCCCGGGGTCCGCATGGCGATGCAGCACGCGACCAAGCCCGACCAGTCGGTCACCGTGTTTGCGGGTCAGGACCGCGAGGCGACGGAGCGCGCGCGCAGCTACTTCGGCGGTCATCCTCCCACGTCGCCGGCGATTGCGATCCTTCGCGACGGCCAGCTTGTGTACCTGATGCAGCGTTCGGCGATCGAGACCTCGACGGCACCGGCCATTGCGCAGGAGCTGACGCGAGCCTTCGACACCTACTGCGCTCCAACGACCGCTTAG
- a CDS encoding UDP-N-acetylmuramate dehydrogenase: MPLSSVNIRQNVPLAPYTTLGIGGPASYFAEITSEAALVEAVGFARERNLALFTVGGGSNLLVADSGFDGFVLHIAIDGPTGITIDGDTALHTVAAGVEWNAFVLSVCNEEISGVECLAGIPGSVGGTPVQNVGAYGQEVAETIDFVRALDLHSMTFVDLPRDQCGFSYRRSIFNSTARGRYIVTAVTFRFDLSRRPRLTYADLTRHFGDQQPTPIEVYHAVREIRYGKGMLLVSGEPDSRSAGSFFKNPIVPRETIDRIATALHLSADKVPHWPADANTVKLPAAWLLERAGFVKGYTMGEAGISSRHTLALINKGKAKAADVFALRDAIQLKVKTIFDIALEQEPVEPGQG, translated from the coding sequence GTGCCTCTCTCCTCCGTCAACATCAGGCAAAACGTGCCCCTGGCTCCTTACACGACCCTCGGAATCGGCGGACCAGCCAGCTACTTTGCTGAAATCACGAGCGAGGCCGCGCTGGTCGAGGCGGTCGGCTTCGCCCGCGAGCGCAACCTCGCCCTCTTCACGGTTGGCGGCGGCAGCAACCTGCTCGTCGCCGACAGCGGCTTCGACGGCTTCGTGCTCCACATTGCCATCGACGGCCCCACCGGCATCACCATCGACGGCGACACGGCCCTGCACACCGTCGCCGCCGGGGTCGAGTGGAACGCCTTCGTTCTCTCCGTCTGCAACGAGGAGATCAGTGGCGTCGAATGTCTCGCCGGCATCCCCGGCTCCGTCGGAGGCACGCCCGTCCAGAATGTCGGAGCCTATGGGCAGGAGGTCGCCGAGACCATCGATTTCGTTCGCGCGCTCGACCTCCACTCCATGACCTTCGTCGACCTTCCCCGCGACCAGTGCGGCTTCTCCTACCGTCGCAGCATCTTCAACTCGACCGCACGCGGCCGCTACATCGTCACCGCCGTCACCTTCCGCTTCGACCTCTCCCGGAGGCCGCGCCTCACCTACGCCGACCTCACCCGCCACTTCGGCGATCAGCAACCGACACCCATCGAGGTCTACCACGCCGTCCGCGAAATCCGCTACGGCAAGGGAATGCTCCTCGTGTCGGGAGAGCCCGACTCGCGCAGTGCCGGGTCCTTCTTCAAGAACCCCATCGTCCCACGCGAGACGATCGACCGCATCGCCACCGCACTTCACCTGTCCGCCGACAAGGTCCCCCACTGGCCCGCCGACGCGAACACGGTCAAGCTGCCCGCTGCCTGGCTGCTGGAGCGCGCAGGCTTCGTCAAGGGCTACACCATGGGCGAAGCTGGAATCTCCTCGCGTCACACCCTCGCCCTCATCAACAAAGGCAAAGCCAAAGCTGCGGACGTCTTCGCCCTGCGCGACGCCATCCAGTTAAAGGTGAAGACGATCTTCGACATCGCACTCGAACAGGAGCCGGTCGAGCCTGGTCAGGGGTGA
- the modA gene encoding molybdate ABC transporter substrate-binding protein: MAAGVISVAISARGQQPKELRVAAASDLQPVLPVLVAEYEKTAGVKVAVSFGSSGTLTAQILNGAPVDLFLGADFVFPEKVVAAGLADSRAPIQYARGTLVLWARKDSPLQPITLDSLVDKRVTSVAIANNLHAPYGRAAVMALQRMKMYDAVKPHLVVAENIAQAAQFVESGNAQVGLISLTAASTQHFKDVGTFVRVPTSQYAPIIQCAVVMERSERKAAAHAFLDWLLTPEIQARLPQMGLGAVK; this comes from the coding sequence ATGGCGGCCGGCGTGATTTCAGTAGCTATATCTGCGCGAGGCCAGCAGCCGAAGGAGCTTCGCGTGGCGGCGGCTTCTGACCTTCAGCCTGTGCTGCCGGTGCTCGTTGCGGAGTACGAGAAGACTGCCGGGGTCAAGGTGGCGGTGAGCTTTGGCTCGTCGGGCACGCTGACGGCGCAGATACTGAACGGCGCGCCGGTCGACCTGTTTCTTGGCGCGGACTTCGTCTTTCCGGAGAAGGTTGTGGCGGCGGGGCTGGCCGACAGCAGGGCCCCGATCCAGTACGCGCGGGGAACACTGGTGCTGTGGGCGCGCAAGGACTCGCCGTTGCAGCCGATCACACTGGACAGCCTGGTGGACAAGCGGGTGACGTCGGTGGCGATTGCCAACAACCTGCACGCGCCGTACGGCCGGGCAGCGGTGATGGCGCTCCAGAGGATGAAGATGTACGACGCGGTGAAGCCGCATCTTGTGGTGGCGGAGAACATCGCGCAGGCGGCGCAGTTTGTGGAGTCGGGGAACGCGCAGGTTGGACTGATCTCACTGACGGCGGCGAGCACGCAGCACTTCAAGGATGTTGGCACGTTCGTGCGCGTGCCGACGTCGCAGTATGCGCCGATCATTCAGTGCGCCGTGGTGATGGAGCGCTCGGAGAGAAAGGCCGCAGCGCATGCGTTTCTCGACTGGCTGCTGACGCCTGAGATTCAGGCCCGCCTGCCACAGATGGGGCTCGGCGCGGTGAAATAG
- a CDS encoding ABC transporter permease, which produces MRRVLLTLPVLGVVVSVVFLLIHLVPGDPIVQMLGEGATASDIDALRHAYGLDAPLAQQYAHYWGGILHANLGSSLRLHDSVLHLILQRYPYTLALTLAALVIGIAISIPAGIASALHRNRWQDRTLGVVSLVGLSFPNFALGPILILIFSISLGWFPVSTAGSGGAGDFLLHLILPALTLGLSFAAVLTRMVRTAMLEELGQDYIRTARAKGLTENQVVYRHALRNALIPILTVIGLQFGSLLAGAIVTETIFSWPGIGRLTLSAISNRDYALVQGCILAVGLTYVAVNLLTDIAYTIANPRIRSS; this is translated from the coding sequence CTGCGCCGCGTTCTGTTGACTCTGCCTGTTCTGGGCGTGGTGGTTTCAGTCGTTTTTTTGCTTATCCATCTTGTTCCTGGCGATCCCATCGTGCAGATGCTCGGCGAAGGAGCGACAGCCTCGGACATCGATGCGCTGCGACATGCTTATGGCCTGGATGCTCCGCTGGCACAGCAGTATGCACACTACTGGGGCGGCATTCTCCATGCCAATCTTGGTAGCTCGCTGCGGTTGCACGACTCAGTTCTTCATCTCATATTGCAACGCTACCCCTACACGCTGGCTCTTACGCTGGCTGCGCTGGTAATCGGCATTGCTATTTCTATCCCTGCGGGCATTGCGTCTGCTCTGCATCGCAATCGCTGGCAGGACCGCACTCTCGGCGTCGTCTCGCTGGTGGGGCTGTCCTTTCCCAACTTTGCTCTGGGGCCGATTCTGATTCTTATCTTTTCGATTTCGCTGGGCTGGTTTCCTGTGTCGACTGCCGGATCGGGAGGAGCAGGCGATTTCTTGCTACACCTCATCCTGCCTGCGCTTACGCTGGGGCTATCGTTTGCGGCGGTGCTCACGCGCATGGTGCGTACCGCCATGCTCGAAGAACTGGGGCAGGACTATATCCGTACTGCGCGTGCCAAGGGGCTGACTGAGAACCAGGTCGTCTACCGGCATGCACTGCGCAACGCGTTGATCCCTATCCTCACCGTGATTGGATTGCAGTTCGGTTCTTTGCTTGCGGGCGCCATTGTGACGGAGACGATCTTCAGTTGGCCCGGCATCGGGCGTCTTACGCTATCGGCCATTTCGAACCGCGATTACGCCCTTGTGCAGGGGTGCATCCTTGCGGTTGGCCTCACTTACGTGGCCGTCAACCTGCTGACCGACATTGCCTACACCATTGCGAATCCGCGCATCCGCAGCAGTTAA
- a CDS encoding HlyC/CorC family transporter — protein sequence MPEWILFRVILVAFFILASSFFVAAEFALVSVRETRIQQLIAVGRPGARTALKLKHSIDEFLPAVQLGVTLASLALGWLGEPAIAEMILHYATGWMHSLPAHAEVYAHTVAVIVAFALITYFEVLLGELVPKSLALQRAERIALAVSGPMDVFIRMTRPIVKLMNVSAAAVLRLFRAPLHGEGAVHSPEELKLIATATRRMGLLPVFQEEIIHRAIELNHVVVREIMTPRGRIFSLPIDLPVEQASARIVEEQYSRIPVYDPAAKGASIDNIVGIVYSKDVSRFMHLRSVALALGGRGQSGLTLRSVMRPPTVVPETKLAIDLLQEFQQHRRQIAIVVDEFGSTAGLVTAEDILEQVVGEVDDEFDVARSALPSATGVMSLDGSTSLRDLRTQLHWEFPREAAVETLAGFLLAQLGHIPDNGECVEYDGRRFTIAEMAGHRISRVNVEPVESPIDYAPYEQESREATQ from the coding sequence ATGCCTGAGTGGATACTCTTCCGCGTGATTCTGGTGGCCTTCTTCATTCTGGCCAGCAGCTTCTTTGTCGCGGCTGAGTTTGCCCTGGTCAGCGTGCGCGAGACGCGCATTCAGCAGCTTATCGCGGTTGGCCGTCCGGGAGCGCGTACCGCGCTCAAACTGAAGCACTCGATCGATGAGTTTCTTCCCGCTGTGCAGCTTGGGGTTACGCTTGCCTCGCTTGCGCTTGGCTGGCTTGGAGAGCCTGCGATCGCGGAGATGATCCTGCACTACGCCACCGGGTGGATGCACAGCCTCCCCGCACATGCTGAGGTGTATGCGCACACTGTTGCCGTCATTGTGGCCTTTGCTCTGATCACGTACTTCGAGGTGCTGCTCGGCGAGCTGGTTCCCAAATCGCTTGCGCTGCAACGGGCGGAGCGTATCGCGCTGGCCGTCTCCGGACCGATGGACGTCTTCATCCGTATGACGCGGCCCATCGTCAAGTTGATGAATGTGTCCGCGGCTGCCGTGCTGCGGCTCTTCCGTGCCCCGCTGCACGGCGAGGGAGCCGTCCATTCTCCGGAAGAGCTCAAACTGATTGCTACGGCCACGCGTCGCATGGGATTGTTGCCTGTCTTTCAGGAAGAGATTATCCATCGCGCCATCGAGCTCAATCACGTTGTGGTCCGCGAGATCATGACGCCGCGCGGCAGGATCTTCTCTCTGCCCATAGATTTGCCCGTCGAGCAGGCAAGCGCTCGTATCGTTGAAGAGCAGTACTCTCGCATTCCCGTGTACGATCCGGCAGCCAAAGGAGCCAGCATCGACAACATCGTCGGCATCGTCTACTCCAAGGATGTCTCCCGCTTCATGCACCTGCGATCGGTCGCGCTGGCGCTGGGTGGTCGCGGGCAGTCCGGGCTGACATTGCGGTCTGTCATGCGTCCGCCGACTGTGGTGCCTGAGACGAAGCTGGCCATCGACCTGTTGCAGGAGTTCCAGCAGCACCGCCGTCAGATTGCCATCGTTGTCGATGAGTTTGGTTCAACCGCCGGACTGGTTACGGCCGAAGACATTCTGGAGCAGGTTGTGGGCGAGGTGGACGATGAGTTCGACGTTGCCAGGTCCGCGTTGCCCAGCGCTACCGGCGTCATGTCGCTCGACGGCTCCACGAGTCTTCGCGATCTGCGCACCCAGCTGCACTGGGAGTTTCCACGCGAAGCCGCAGTTGAAACGCTTGCAGGCTTTCTGCTTGCACAACTCGGGCATATCCCGGATAACGGAGAGTGTGTCGAATACGACGGACGGCGGTTCACCATCGCCGAGATGGCAGGCCATCGCATCAGCCGCGTCAATGTCGAACCTGTCGAATCGCCCATCGACTATGCCCCGTATGAGCAGGAGAGCAGGGAGGCCACGCAATGA